A region from the uncultured Draconibacterium sp. genome encodes:
- a CDS encoding alpha-L-fucosidase has product MKNLSILIILLTFCLYSCQNSTKQKEKEITQVQFEENWESLAKINREPEWYKDAKFGIYFHWGVYSVPAYKTEWYPHRMYISANEGKEGTVFNYHKKTYGGVDKFNYHDFIPMFTGEHFDAAKWADLFKETGARFAGPVAQHHDGFAMWDSEVNPWNSKEKGPKKDILGDLFKELKKRDMNTIATFHHARHLQRHVTDTAVWAHKGGKVGWGSHFPYSPEYITSTTDPELSIFYGNMPKDKFHDFWLNQVNEVVDKYAPDIIWFDSWLDSIPENYRKRMVAHMYNTATSRGQEPIVAYKQEDLPDNVGILDIEQGGKTGLSDDYWLTDITISYSSWCYTNGQTYKDPALVIRNMIDVWSKKGIVLLNISPKANGIIPDEQREVLKIIGNWINKHEEAVYDTRTFNTFGYGVAEFEKGHFGGQSATMKYTKNDIRFMTSTDKKQLYVYILGLPDENTELEINAPISSKVKNVSVVGSDVDLQWLQTGEKLTITTPQKTAMDEIATVFKVELN; this is encoded by the coding sequence ATGAAAAATTTAAGTATCCTAATTATTTTGTTGACTTTTTGCCTTTACAGTTGCCAAAACAGCACAAAGCAAAAAGAAAAAGAAATCACCCAGGTACAGTTTGAAGAAAATTGGGAATCACTAGCAAAGATTAACAGAGAACCCGAGTGGTATAAAGATGCCAAGTTTGGGATTTATTTCCATTGGGGAGTATATTCTGTACCTGCTTATAAAACAGAGTGGTATCCTCATCGTATGTACATCTCAGCAAACGAAGGAAAAGAGGGGACTGTTTTTAATTACCATAAAAAGACATATGGTGGAGTAGATAAGTTTAATTATCATGATTTTATCCCAATGTTTACAGGGGAGCACTTTGATGCAGCCAAATGGGCAGATTTGTTTAAAGAGACTGGAGCCAGATTTGCCGGACCCGTCGCACAGCACCACGATGGTTTTGCCATGTGGGATAGCGAAGTGAATCCATGGAATTCAAAAGAAAAAGGACCTAAAAAAGACATATTGGGAGACTTGTTTAAGGAACTTAAGAAAAGGGATATGAATACCATAGCTACATTTCATCATGCACGACACTTACAACGTCATGTTACGGATACAGCTGTTTGGGCACACAAGGGTGGAAAAGTAGGATGGGGGAGTCACTTTCCTTATTCGCCAGAATATATTACTTCTACAACCGATCCTGAGCTTAGTATTTTTTATGGGAATATGCCAAAGGATAAGTTTCATGACTTTTGGTTAAACCAGGTGAACGAAGTGGTTGATAAATATGCCCCGGATATTATCTGGTTCGATTCCTGGTTGGATTCAATCCCTGAAAACTACAGAAAAAGGATGGTAGCGCATATGTACAATACGGCAACATCGCGGGGGCAAGAACCAATTGTAGCCTATAAGCAAGAAGACTTACCTGACAATGTGGGCATTCTGGACATTGAACAAGGTGGCAAAACCGGGTTATCTGACGACTACTGGCTAACAGATATTACGATTAGTTACAGCAGCTGGTGTTACACAAACGGTCAAACATATAAAGATCCGGCATTGGTTATTCGTAATATGATTGATGTTTGGAGTAAAAAAGGAATTGTCCTTCTAAATATTTCACCTAAAGCAAATGGTATAATCCCGGATGAGCAAAGAGAAGTACTAAAAATAATCGGTAATTGGATAAACAAGCACGAGGAAGCAGTGTATGATACCCGAACGTTTAACACTTTCGGTTATGGTGTTGCCGAATTTGAAAAAGGTCATTTCGGGGGGCAATCTGCCACAATGAAGTACACTAAAAATGATATCCGTTTTATGACCTCAACGGATAAAAAACAATTGTATGTTTATATACTTGGGCTTCCCGATGAAAATACGGAACTAGAGATTAATGCCCCAATTAGCTCAAAAGTAAAAAATGTTTCGGTAGTGGGCAGCGATGTTGATCTGCAATGGCTTCAAACAGGGGAAAAACTAACAATCACAACACCTCAAAAGACTGCTATGGATGAAATAGCCACAGTCTTTAAGGTTGAGTTAAACTAA
- a CDS encoding glycoside hydrolase family 97 N-terminal domain-containing protein, whose amino-acid sequence MNIVKRIIGSIFIILAFCSCNPNKEISLKSPDSKYNFNLDLDEGLSYSINWNGTNIMESSSLGFKFSDGFVLGDDVVVESVKKSTHDSEWKPVYGERNVYLNSYNETLVHLSCKEWSGKLALRIRAYNEGVTFRYEIISDKDLEVDKELTEFVYSTNPTIWSSKAAQSEIHEQKLSELKYIAERPLLAELSDSVFTAIGEAALVDFARMKFEKHASKSNTLVASLEKGKNKEYPIVIPANGYNTPWRYIMAGKTAGEILQNNYLLLNLNEENQIENTSYIKPGKVIREISLTTQGGIACVDFAVKHKLQYIEFDAGWYGNEYDSASDATTITVDSRRSPGPLDLKHVIDYAKERGIGVIVYVNRRALEKQLDEILPLYKSWGIAGVKYGFVNVGPQKWTAWLHDAVKKAAEYELMIDTHDEYRPTGFSRTYPNFMTQEGIRGDEESTPNAGVINTIFTRSVAGAADQTYCYFADRVENKMGSHASQMAKAVCIYSPWQFLYWYDRPADSPLKKGSGGGTKGVIQEIEDLQFFDELPTVWDDTKVLEGYPGKYVSIAREKGDQWFLGALAGIEAYDLNLKLDFLEANKKYQATIYSDDKSLNKATNVRIQEVEVSAQTVLKQSILEQNGLAVIFTPIN is encoded by the coding sequence ATGAACATTGTAAAAAGAATAATAGGGAGTATATTCATCATTTTAGCTTTTTGTAGCTGTAATCCGAATAAGGAAATATCTCTGAAAAGTCCTGATAGCAAATATAATTTTAATCTTGATCTCGACGAAGGTTTATCTTATTCTATCAACTGGAATGGTACAAATATCATGGAGTCTTCAAGCTTAGGATTTAAGTTTTCAGATGGCTTTGTGTTAGGAGATGATGTAGTAGTTGAAAGTGTTAAAAAAAGCACTCACGATTCTGAATGGAAGCCAGTTTACGGTGAACGGAATGTATATCTTAATAGCTACAATGAAACGCTCGTTCACCTTTCATGTAAAGAATGGTCTGGTAAACTTGCACTCCGCATCCGTGCCTACAACGAAGGTGTAACATTTAGGTACGAAATCATCAGCGATAAAGACCTTGAGGTTGATAAAGAGTTAACCGAATTTGTATATTCTACCAACCCAACAATTTGGTCAAGCAAAGCAGCACAATCGGAAATCCATGAGCAAAAACTATCGGAACTGAAATACATTGCAGAAAGACCATTATTAGCGGAACTGTCAGATTCAGTATTTACTGCAATCGGCGAAGCGGCTTTGGTGGATTTTGCCCGAATGAAATTTGAGAAACACGCTTCAAAGTCAAATACACTGGTAGCTTCATTGGAAAAAGGGAAAAACAAAGAATATCCAATAGTAATACCTGCAAATGGTTATAATACACCTTGGCGATATATTATGGCTGGTAAAACGGCAGGGGAAATCCTTCAGAACAACTACCTGTTATTAAACTTAAACGAAGAGAACCAGATTGAAAACACTTCTTATATAAAACCGGGGAAGGTAATCCGGGAAATTTCCTTAACAACGCAGGGAGGTATCGCATGTGTTGATTTTGCCGTAAAACACAAGCTTCAATATATCGAATTCGATGCCGGTTGGTATGGCAATGAATATGATAGTGCCTCTGATGCAACAACGATCACTGTTGACTCAAGACGTTCACCCGGACCACTTGACCTGAAACATGTTATTGATTATGCCAAAGAAAGAGGGATTGGTGTAATTGTATATGTAAACCGCCGAGCCCTGGAGAAACAGCTTGACGAAATACTGCCTTTGTATAAATCATGGGGCATTGCCGGAGTAAAATACGGTTTTGTAAATGTTGGACCTCAGAAATGGACAGCATGGTTACACGATGCAGTTAAAAAAGCAGCCGAATACGAGTTAATGATTGATACCCATGATGAATACCGACCAACCGGTTTTTCCCGTACCTATCCTAACTTTATGACCCAAGAGGGTATTCGGGGTGATGAAGAAAGTACACCAAACGCTGGGGTAATCAATACCATTTTCACAAGGTCAGTTGCCGGGGCGGCAGATCAAACTTACTGTTACTTTGCCGATAGGGTAGAAAACAAAATGGGATCGCATGCCTCGCAAATGGCAAAAGCAGTGTGTATTTACAGTCCATGGCAGTTTTTGTATTGGTACGACAGACCAGCAGATTCACCATTGAAAAAAGGCAGTGGTGGTGGAACCAAAGGTGTAATACAAGAAATAGAAGACCTACAGTTTTTTGATGAGTTGCCAACCGTTTGGGACGACACCAAAGTTCTTGAAGGTTACCCGGGTAAATATGTAAGCATTGCCAGGGAAAAAGGGGATCAATGGTTTCTGGGAGCTCTGGCAGGAATTGAGGCATACGACCTGAATCTGAAACTAGATTTCCTGGAGGCTAATAAGAAATACCAAGCTACCATTTATTCCGACGATAAGTCGTTGAATAAAGCTACCAATGTGAGAATTCAAGAGGTGGAGGTAAGTGCTCAAACCGTTTTGAAACAATCGATTTTAGAACAAAATGGGTTGGCTGTAATCTTCACTCCAATTAATTAG
- a CDS encoding glycoside hydrolase family 97 catalytic domain-containing protein produces MKYSIAVLLFLSVLVSCTTKEEFRIESPSGINQINISNKDAVFTFSVIRRGDTILAPSPLGLMVNQTSCVENVTISNFNETQFDETWTTVNGKQPTVRNHYNEYTFGVSKADQSEQLYQLVFRVYDGGFAYRYVFPASVIADSVKIEKELTRINVNGDFTYWAYNGEHHNLGPNVRSETKVEEVRIPVVMELGNNSFMAIHEAEIIEFAPLSVNASAANKSMGFNINYSSREKAFKTSWRTFILGDKVGDLVESNLLVNLNEPCKIEDTSWIKPGKSLWDWRVWGYETEEGYTYGLNTESHKRFIDFAAENNIQYLLIDADWYGAEFNESSDPTSAREGINIEECMAYAKEKGVGVILYLNDVGAKKFGLERVLKQFSEWGAAGVKYGFMTGGPEEKVKHTREVVELCAKYKLTVNFHDGPIPPSGDRRTFPNLFTKEYGHAQADAMRSYFPETAVNQPLINMIAGPLDLTNGWFGLNNAHSRVKVFKEIPGTVVAEVAKLITIYTGCMVLPDSPEEYLKKDDLFDCIRQMPAQFDGLKVLDAQLDEYVCIARKAGDDWFIGSLTNREKRTITIDLSFLPEEASYEATLYEDAEDSHFLNNKESYKIRKQQVDSTTKLTITMSEGGGHAIFLKLNQGND; encoded by the coding sequence ATGAAATATTCAATTGCAGTTCTTTTATTCTTATCTGTACTTGTTTCGTGCACCACCAAAGAAGAGTTTCGGATAGAATCTCCGAGCGGAATAAATCAAATAAACATCTCAAACAAAGATGCCGTTTTTACATTCTCTGTAATCCGCAGGGGCGATACTATTCTGGCACCGTCTCCATTGGGCTTAATGGTGAACCAAACAAGTTGTGTTGAAAATGTTACCATCAGCAACTTCAATGAAACCCAATTTGATGAAACCTGGACAACAGTTAATGGCAAGCAACCCACCGTTCGGAACCATTACAACGAATATACTTTTGGTGTTAGCAAAGCTGATCAATCAGAACAGCTTTATCAGCTTGTGTTTCGGGTCTATGACGGTGGCTTTGCTTACCGCTATGTCTTTCCTGCATCGGTGATTGCTGATTCAGTAAAAATTGAAAAGGAACTTACACGTATTAATGTGAACGGCGATTTTACTTATTGGGCCTACAATGGTGAGCACCATAATCTGGGGCCTAATGTGAGATCGGAAACAAAGGTTGAAGAGGTCAGAATTCCTGTTGTGATGGAATTAGGCAACAATAGTTTTATGGCCATACACGAAGCCGAAATTATTGAGTTTGCCCCATTATCGGTAAACGCATCAGCAGCAAATAAATCAATGGGTTTTAATATCAACTATTCATCACGAGAGAAAGCTTTTAAAACATCGTGGCGCACTTTTATTTTGGGAGATAAGGTAGGAGACCTGGTAGAATCAAACCTGCTGGTAAACTTAAACGAACCTTGCAAAATTGAAGATACCTCGTGGATAAAACCCGGTAAGAGTTTGTGGGACTGGCGTGTTTGGGGATACGAAACAGAGGAGGGATACACCTACGGTCTGAACACAGAATCGCATAAGCGTTTTATCGATTTTGCTGCAGAAAATAATATCCAGTATTTGTTGATTGATGCCGATTGGTATGGTGCTGAATTTAATGAAAGTTCTGATCCAACTTCAGCCCGCGAAGGAATTAATATTGAAGAATGTATGGCTTATGCCAAGGAAAAAGGGGTTGGTGTAATTTTATACCTAAACGATGTTGGCGCCAAAAAATTTGGGTTAGAAAGAGTTTTGAAACAGTTCTCGGAATGGGGAGCCGCCGGTGTAAAATACGGCTTTATGACCGGAGGACCGGAGGAAAAAGTAAAACATACACGGGAAGTTGTAGAGTTATGTGCCAAATACAAATTAACGGTAAACTTTCACGATGGACCGATTCCGCCAAGTGGTGACCGCAGGACTTTTCCTAATCTTTTTACCAAGGAATATGGTCACGCACAAGCTGATGCCATGCGCTCGTATTTTCCAGAAACAGCAGTAAATCAACCGCTCATTAATATGATTGCTGGTCCGTTGGATTTAACCAATGGTTGGTTTGGATTAAATAATGCGCATTCAAGAGTAAAAGTTTTCAAAGAAATACCCGGAACTGTTGTGGCAGAAGTTGCTAAGCTAATAACCATTTACACCGGATGCATGGTATTGCCCGATAGCCCCGAAGAATATTTAAAAAAGGATGATCTATTTGATTGTATCCGACAAATGCCAGCCCAGTTTGATGGCTTAAAAGTGCTTGATGCCCAATTGGATGAGTATGTATGCATTGCCAGAAAAGCGGGTGACGATTGGTTTATAGGCTCACTTACCAATCGTGAAAAACGAACAATCACAATAGACTTAAGCTTCCTTCCTGAGGAAGCCAGCTACGAAGCAACATTGTATGAAGATGCAGAAGATTCCCATTTTCTTAATAACAAAGAATCATATAAAATTCGGAAACAACAGGTGGATTCAACAACGAAACTAACAATTACTATGAGTGAAGGCGGTGGGCATGCAATATTTCTTAAACTCAATCAAGGCAATGACTAG
- a CDS encoding alpha-L-fucosidase, which translates to MKIFSKIKFQNCILISMLLLVGCKNNPEPPAPFGPVPSSRQVEWHDTDFYSFIHFTINTFTNKEWGYGDESPELFNPTAFDAEQIVLTCKNAGMKGLVLTAKHHDGFCLWPTKTTEHNISKSPFKNGEGDIVREIADACCKHGLKLGIYISPWDRHNANYGKPEYIDVFKAQLTELLTQYGEIFEVWFDGANGGTGYYGGANENREIDRVTYYGWDEIFKIIRELQPTAAIFSDIGPDARWIGTEEGYSGDPCWHRYTPEGREDGVPPGMGQTKYWESINGHRDGEYWMPAETNTSIRPGWFYHASEDDKVKTPERLVKLYYESLGHGTTLILNLPPDRRGLINEIDVASLTKFKEIIDATFSKDLTEGATFTASNIRGKSQKYDVVNLHDDNQQTYWATDDDVLLPEVVVEFPDITEFNVVNIREYIPIGQRIWGWALDRWEDDQWIEFAKAESVGHRRLWKGSLQTTKKIRLRITEAAACPAITRFSVHLEPVRLEAPVISRDKMGNVSITSNAEIRYTIDGSQPSQSSELYVKAIPLPRGGVLKAAAYYQEESSSVTTASFSQSKSRWEVETASSYLKSYESFKSIDTYPSTFWQSENGDKQMELTICLGEELHLKAFTMLPRQDGKKEGLITHYEFFTSDDGENWNKSVSGEFSNIHNNPIEQRVEIEPVNAKYIRLKATKTVGGEFATIAELGVYTK; encoded by the coding sequence ATGAAAATATTCTCAAAAATTAAATTTCAAAATTGTATTTTAATAAGCATGCTCCTGTTGGTGGGATGTAAGAATAATCCTGAGCCTCCTGCTCCGTTTGGTCCTGTTCCAAGTAGCCGCCAGGTTGAATGGCATGATACCGATTTTTATTCTTTTATACATTTTACCATTAATACGTTTACCAATAAAGAATGGGGATATGGCGATGAGTCTCCGGAACTCTTTAATCCAACAGCATTTGATGCTGAACAAATTGTTCTTACCTGCAAAAATGCAGGAATGAAAGGATTGGTTTTAACCGCCAAACATCACGATGGATTTTGTTTATGGCCGACCAAAACCACCGAACACAACATATCCAAATCACCATTTAAAAATGGAGAAGGCGATATTGTACGGGAAATTGCTGATGCCTGTTGTAAACATGGCTTGAAATTAGGAATTTATATTTCGCCATGGGATCGCCACAATGCCAATTACGGCAAACCAGAATACATTGATGTTTTTAAAGCTCAATTAACGGAACTGTTGACCCAATACGGAGAAATTTTTGAGGTATGGTTTGATGGAGCAAATGGCGGTACCGGTTATTATGGTGGTGCAAATGAAAATCGTGAAATTGATCGTGTTACCTATTACGGTTGGGATGAAATTTTTAAGATAATTCGCGAATTGCAGCCCACAGCCGCAATTTTCTCCGATATCGGACCTGATGCACGTTGGATTGGTACGGAGGAAGGTTATTCGGGTGATCCCTGCTGGCATAGGTATACACCAGAAGGACGTGAAGATGGAGTTCCTCCGGGAATGGGGCAAACAAAATACTGGGAATCGATTAATGGCCATAGGGACGGAGAATACTGGATGCCTGCCGAAACAAATACTTCAATTCGACCCGGCTGGTTTTACCATGCTTCGGAAGATGACAAAGTTAAAACTCCCGAGCGCCTGGTAAAGTTGTATTACGAAAGTTTGGGGCACGGAACCACGCTCATATTAAATCTTCCACCAGATCGGAGAGGATTAATTAACGAAATAGATGTTGCCTCACTAACCAAATTCAAAGAAATTATTGATGCAACATTTAGTAAAGATCTTACTGAGGGAGCTACCTTTACGGCTTCCAATATTAGAGGAAAATCCCAAAAATATGATGTTGTTAACCTGCACGATGACAACCAGCAAACCTATTGGGCTACGGATGATGACGTCCTTCTTCCCGAGGTGGTTGTGGAGTTTCCTGATATTACTGAGTTTAATGTTGTCAATATCAGAGAATACATCCCAATAGGGCAGCGCATTTGGGGTTGGGCACTCGACCGATGGGAAGATGACCAATGGATTGAGTTTGCCAAAGCAGAGTCAGTTGGCCATCGCAGACTATGGAAAGGAAGCTTACAAACCACCAAAAAAATTCGTCTGAGAATAACCGAGGCAGCTGCTTGTCCGGCTATTACCCGGTTTTCAGTTCATTTGGAACCTGTACGCCTTGAAGCTCCAGTTATTAGCAGAGATAAAATGGGCAATGTATCAATTACCAGTAATGCGGAAATCAGATACACAATTGATGGTAGCCAGCCCAGTCAGAGTTCAGAACTGTATGTAAAAGCAATTCCTCTGCCAAGGGGAGGTGTTTTAAAGGCGGCAGCATATTACCAGGAAGAAAGCAGCTCGGTGACAACAGCTTCATTTTCACAATCAAAAAGCAGATGGGAAGTTGAAACGGCAAGTTCATACCTCAAATCATACGAATCCTTCAAAAGTATCGATACTTATCCGTCAACTTTCTGGCAGTCGGAGAATGGAGATAAACAAATGGAACTAACCATCTGTTTGGGCGAAGAATTACACCTGAAGGCTTTTACCATGTTGCCTCGGCAAGATGGTAAAAAAGAGGGACTAATTACGCATTATGAGTTTTTTACAAGTGATGATGGTGAAAACTGGAATAAATCGGTTTCAGGTGAGTTTTCAAATATTCACAATAATCCAATTGAGCAACGAGTAGAAATAGAGCCGGTTAATGCAAAATATATCAGGTTAAAAGCTACAAAAACTGTTGGAGGAGAGTTTGCTACCATAGCCGAACTGGGGGTATATACAAAATAG
- a CDS encoding glycoside hydrolase family 95 protein translates to MRLILITLLLGMLFMRCSTNADDRKKTNIWFDKPAKNWYEAIPIGNGSLAGMVYGGIESDTIKLNEETLWSGGPRDIQNHKAFKYLPQIRQLLLDNKNKEAEKLIDSTMLGPWNECYLPMGDLVIAHKAMNEVKEYKRELDMNNGIVSVNYSIGQVQYKREVFASFPDKAIVMRLTANQSQKLNFSASLGSLLHNEVNLLDNQIVLNGKAPKHAYPHYLGKKEAVYEDGYGMQFQMRLLVKNQGGEVVQEKGKLSVRNADEVELILTAVTSFNGFDKNPVSEGRDCNAICEQRTDLLEKQNYNQLKKRHVEDFSTLFNRVSIDLGKSSSDDLAISSRLAQYKPDEDPGLTALYFQFGRYLLISSSRPGKFAQPANLQGIWNKDLQPAWSANWTLNCNAQINYWAVETVNLSELHLPFIKMVQELSVDGAKTARNMYGAEGWIAHHNADIWRTTSPVGGSGLWAIYQVGGAWLCHHLWEHYEFTRDSDYLKEIYPVLKGAARFYLDNLQRDKDGFWVTNPSESFENLYRKPDGSVGWACVGATQDMQIIRDLFQNCQMAISKLGVDQELGKQIEKYSAELLPMRISPTNGQLQEWKDDWEPADPFSAQVAHGWGLAVGNQISSRETPELAAAFVKTLENRKPWEQYNCGSWVGSFSAKFWSRLGNGEMLQTVIDTHFQKAVSPNFTSHFSGYWQIDGNLGITASIAEMLLQSHTGEVVLLPALSSKYPSGEVKGLCARNGIEVDIKWKDGELLEATFYSPNSVECKVRYKNKLIALDLHAGKMHTVGNSSF, encoded by the coding sequence ATGAGATTGATCCTTATTACCCTTTTACTGGGTATGCTATTTATGCGTTGCAGCACCAATGCAGATGATAGAAAAAAGACGAACATCTGGTTTGATAAGCCTGCAAAAAATTGGTACGAAGCCATCCCAATAGGGAACGGAAGCCTCGCGGGTATGGTTTATGGAGGCATCGAATCCGACACCATAAAATTGAATGAAGAAACATTATGGTCGGGCGGCCCCCGCGATATTCAGAATCACAAGGCCTTTAAATATTTGCCACAAATCAGGCAGTTGCTTTTAGATAATAAAAACAAAGAAGCGGAAAAACTCATTGATTCCACCATGTTAGGCCCATGGAACGAATGCTATTTGCCGATGGGCGATCTCGTTATTGCTCACAAAGCAATGAATGAAGTAAAAGAATACAAACGGGAACTTGATATGAATAACGGAATTGTTTCTGTGAATTATTCCATCGGCCAGGTTCAATATAAAAGAGAGGTTTTTGCCTCATTTCCCGATAAGGCAATTGTCATGAGATTAACAGCTAATCAATCTCAAAAGCTTAATTTTTCGGCCTCTTTGGGTAGTTTATTGCATAATGAAGTCAATTTGCTGGACAACCAAATTGTACTGAACGGAAAAGCTCCGAAACATGCTTATCCGCATTATTTGGGTAAGAAAGAAGCTGTTTATGAAGATGGTTACGGAATGCAATTTCAGATGCGTTTACTGGTGAAAAATCAGGGAGGAGAAGTTGTTCAGGAGAAAGGGAAGCTAAGTGTACGCAATGCTGATGAAGTGGAATTGATTCTTACAGCTGTTACCAGTTTCAATGGATTTGATAAAAACCCGGTAAGCGAAGGACGCGATTGTAATGCTATTTGTGAACAACGCACTGATTTGTTGGAAAAACAAAACTACAATCAACTAAAAAAACGGCATGTAGAAGATTTTTCAACTTTATTCAACCGTGTAAGTATTGACCTTGGGAAATCCTCATCCGATGATTTAGCTATTAGTAGCCGATTAGCACAATACAAACCCGATGAAGATCCCGGGCTTACGGCATTGTATTTTCAGTTTGGACGCTACCTTCTCATTTCCAGCTCCAGACCAGGAAAATTTGCACAGCCTGCCAATCTTCAGGGGATATGGAATAAAGACCTACAGCCAGCCTGGAGTGCCAATTGGACCCTTAATTGTAATGCCCAAATCAACTATTGGGCGGTTGAAACAGTCAACCTTTCAGAGCTTCATCTGCCTTTCATCAAAATGGTACAAGAGTTGAGTGTTGATGGAGCAAAAACTGCCCGAAATATGTATGGCGCCGAAGGTTGGATTGCTCATCACAACGCTGATATATGGCGAACCACCTCTCCGGTTGGAGGCAGTGGCTTATGGGCCATTTACCAGGTTGGTGGTGCCTGGTTGTGCCACCATTTGTGGGAACACTATGAATTCACCCGGGACAGCGATTACTTAAAGGAAATTTATCCAGTTTTAAAGGGGGCTGCTCGGTTTTACTTAGATAACCTGCAACGCGATAAAGATGGCTTTTGGGTAACCAATCCTTCCGAGTCGTTTGAAAATTTATACCGAAAACCTGATGGATCGGTAGGGTGGGCATGTGTTGGGGCTACTCAAGATATGCAAATCATTCGTGACTTGTTTCAAAACTGTCAAATGGCGATAAGTAAACTAGGAGTTGATCAGGAGTTGGGTAAACAAATTGAAAAATATTCTGCTGAGCTTTTACCAATGCGTATTAGTCCAACAAACGGTCAATTACAAGAGTGGAAGGACGATTGGGAGCCAGCCGATCCTTTTTCGGCACAAGTAGCACATGGATGGGGACTTGCAGTAGGAAACCAGATTTCCTCCAGGGAAACTCCGGAATTGGCTGCTGCATTTGTAAAAACATTGGAAAACCGTAAGCCATGGGAGCAATATAACTGTGGAAGTTGGGTGGGTAGTTTCTCTGCAAAATTCTGGTCGCGACTGGGAAATGGCGAAATGCTGCAAACCGTTATTGATACCCATTTCCAGAAAGCAGTTTCTCCCAACTTTACATCGCATTTTAGCGGCTATTGGCAAATTGACGGTAATCTTGGAATAACCGCATCAATTGCCGAAATGTTGCTGCAAAGCCATACTGGCGAAGTGGTACTCTTACCTGCGCTATCATCAAAATATCCTTCAGGTGAGGTGAAAGGATTATGCGCCAGAAATGGTATCGAAGTGGATATAAAATGGAAAGACGGCGAATTGCTTGAAGCCACTTTTTACTCCCCAAATAGTGTCGAATGTAAGGTTCGATATAAAAATAAGTTAATCGCATTAGACCTTCATGCTGGAAAGATGCATACAGTCGGAAATTCAAGTTTTTAA